Proteins encoded by one window of Arachis hypogaea cultivar Tifrunner chromosome 1, arahy.Tifrunner.gnm2.J5K5, whole genome shotgun sequence:
- the LOC112707158 gene encoding chromatin structure-remodeling complex protein BSH isoform X1: protein MKTPASGFYRNPVKFRMPTSENLVPIRLDIEIDGQRYKDAFTWNPTDPDSEVVLFAKRTVKDLKLPPAFVTQIAQSIQSQLADFRSYEGQDMYAGEKIIPIKLDLRVNHTLVKDQFLWDLNNFESDPEEFARIFCKDMAIEDPEVGPAIAFAIREQLYEIAIQSVVSARESRLSKKGRRGAEYAPVSKGGAVAVDLVKLFGPKSSVVRKRKEWDVYEPIVDLLSNEEVDALEAKEERNFR from the exons ATGAAAACCCCAGCTTCAGGTTTCTACAGAAACCCCGTGAAGTTCAGAAT GCCGACTTCGGAGAATCTGGTACCGATTCGATTGGACATAGAAATCGACGGTCAGCGATACAAAGACGCTTTCACTTGGAACCCTACCGATCCTGATTCCGAGGTCGTACTCTTCGCCAAGAGAACCGTTAAGGACCTGAAACTCCCTCCCGCTTTCGTCACCCAAATTGCACAATCCATTCAGTCTCAGCTCGCCGATTTTCGTTCCTATGAAGGCCAAGACATGTACGCCGGCGAGAAAATTATTCCTATCAAG CTTGATCTCCGTGTGAATCATACTCTCGTGAAGGACCAGTTCTTATGG GACTTGAACAATTTCGAGAGTGATCCTGAAGAATTCGCCAGAATCTTCTGCAAAGACATGGCCATTGAAGACCCCGAGGTTGGA CCAGCAATTGCCTTTGCTATAAGAGAGCAGCTTTACGAG ATTGCAATTCAAAGTGTGGTTTCAGCAAGAGAAAGCAGATTGAGCAAGAAGGGTCGTCGAGGGGCTGAATATGCTCCAGTCAG CAAAGGAGGTGCTGTGGCAGTGGACTTGGTCAAGTTATTTGGACCAAAATCTAGTGTAGTTCG GAAAAGAAAGGAATGGGACGTGTATGAACCTATCGTGGACCTTCTTTCCAATGAAGAAGTTGATGcccttgaagcaaaagaagaaCGGAATTTCAGGTGA
- the LOC112707168 gene encoding uncharacterized protein produces the protein MASWKKTIATPFKKACTFFNNNNQPAARENNNNNNNNKKSTQTVEEEKSVMDLHGEVMACGYEDVRVMWSILDKSKSTAPCNITSS, from the exons ATGGCATCTTGGAAGAAGACCATAGCAACCCCATTCAAGAAAGCTTGCACTTTCTTCAACAACAATAACCAACCTGCTGCAAgggaaaacaacaacaacaacaacaacaataagaagTCTACTCAAACAG TGGAGGAAGAGAAGAGTGTGATGGATCTGCATGGAGAAGTGATGGCGTGTGGGTATGAAGATGTTCGTGTAATGTGGTCAATATTGGATAAGTCAAAGTCCACAGCACCCTGCAACATAACCTCCTCATGa
- the LOC112707158 gene encoding chromatin structure-remodeling complex protein BSH isoform X2 produces MKTPASGFYRNPVKFRMPTSENLVPIRLDIEIDGQRYKDAFTWNPTDPDSEVVLFAKRTVKDLKLPPAFVTQIAQSIQSQLADFRSYEGQDMYAGEKIIPIKLDLRVNHTLVKDQFLWDLNNFESDPEEFARIFCKDMAIEDPEPAIAFAIREQLYEIAIQSVVSARESRLSKKGRRGAEYAPVSKGGAVAVDLVKLFGPKSSVVRKRKEWDVYEPIVDLLSNEEVDALEAKEERNFR; encoded by the exons ATGAAAACCCCAGCTTCAGGTTTCTACAGAAACCCCGTGAAGTTCAGAAT GCCGACTTCGGAGAATCTGGTACCGATTCGATTGGACATAGAAATCGACGGTCAGCGATACAAAGACGCTTTCACTTGGAACCCTACCGATCCTGATTCCGAGGTCGTACTCTTCGCCAAGAGAACCGTTAAGGACCTGAAACTCCCTCCCGCTTTCGTCACCCAAATTGCACAATCCATTCAGTCTCAGCTCGCCGATTTTCGTTCCTATGAAGGCCAAGACATGTACGCCGGCGAGAAAATTATTCCTATCAAG CTTGATCTCCGTGTGAATCATACTCTCGTGAAGGACCAGTTCTTATGG GACTTGAACAATTTCGAGAGTGATCCTGAAGAATTCGCCAGAATCTTCTGCAAAGACATGGCCATTGAAGACCCCGAG CCAGCAATTGCCTTTGCTATAAGAGAGCAGCTTTACGAG ATTGCAATTCAAAGTGTGGTTTCAGCAAGAGAAAGCAGATTGAGCAAGAAGGGTCGTCGAGGGGCTGAATATGCTCCAGTCAG CAAAGGAGGTGCTGTGGCAGTGGACTTGGTCAAGTTATTTGGACCAAAATCTAGTGTAGTTCG GAAAAGAAAGGAATGGGACGTGTATGAACCTATCGTGGACCTTCTTTCCAATGAAGAAGTTGATGcccttgaagcaaaagaagaaCGGAATTTCAGGTGA
- the LOC112707152 gene encoding auxin-responsive protein IAA31, translating into MEEMVMATLDLITASPHSSSSSSSSPTTDNNNNHPSSSSSSSSSLCLSSISTRRTDLSTDLRLGLSLSPSHYSTPSREQRSSFDWPPVKSTLRCTLVEKSQISLFVKVYMEGIPIGRKLNLLAHHNYHALVKALANMFRTTILCPDSHQLPLISGNNVHVLTYEDQEGDWMMVGDVPWEMFLTSVKKLKITRADRC; encoded by the exons ATGGAAGAAATGGTGATGGCAACATTGGACCTAATAACTGCATCTCCtcattcatcttcatcttcttcatcttcacccACCACTGATAATAATAACAAccacccttcttcttcttcttcttcttcttcatcacttTGTCTCTCAAGCATCTCAACAAGAAGAACCGATTTGAGCACCGACCTCAGACTTGGCCTTAGTCTCTCTCCTTCTCATTATTCAACACCATCAAG GGAGCAAAGAAGTAGTTTTGATTGGCCACCAGTGAAGTCAACATTGAGGTGCACCCTTGTTGAAAAAAGTCAAATATCTCTGTTTGTTAAAGTATACATGGAAGGCATCCCCATCGGTAGGAAGCTCAATCTGCTGGCACACCATAATTATCATGCTCTTGTTAAGGCTCTTGCCAACATGTTCAGAACTACCATACTCT gcCCTGACTCTCATCAATTACCACTCATCTCTGGGAATAATGTTCATGTTCTTACTTATGAGGATCAAGAAGGGGATTGGATGATGGTTGGAGATGTTCCATGGGA gATGTTCTTGACAAGTGTGAAGAAGTTGAAGATCACAAGAGCTGACAGATGTTAA